In the genome of Flavobacteriaceae bacterium YJPT1-3, the window CTTGATAAACCTCATTGTTCAGTGGAGCTTAACACCCCACAGGTTTTGTAACACATTTCAATGAACTACTTGTAATATAACAAGTTAAGTGCGTTAAAGCGATGATTTAACATCCTTTAACCCCTATATACCCAGCTTTAACAGCCTCTTAGCGATTGATTCCCTGCTGATTGATCCAACGGACGTAATCCCGTTTATTGGCGTTGTGTTCGGCAAGGGTACGGGCAAATTTGTGATAGCCGAAATTCTCGACATCGGCGACAAAGAAGTAGAATTGATGGTCTTCGGCATTAAGCACTGCATCAATAGCACTGATGTCGGGCATAAATATAGGTCCGGGGGGAAGTCCTGCATTTTTATAGGTATTATAGGGAGAATCCAGCTCCAGATCTTTGTAGAGTACGCGTTTTATGATCAGGTTCCAGTCTGCTTGATCCTTTTTAAGTGCATAGATCACGGTGGGGTCGGCGTCAAGTTTCCAACCACTTTTCAGTCGGTTTAAGTACACGCCGGCCACCCGAGGGCGCTCATCCACTTTGGCTGACTCCTTTTGAACGATGGAGGCCAGGGTATACACTTCCTCTGGACTCAGCTCCAATTGCTCTGCTTTTTTTAAGCGGGTGTCATTCCAAAATTTCTGATGTTCTTTAACCATCCGGGCCCGAAATTCCTGAGCACTTGTATCCCAAAAAAACTCGTATTGATTTGGGATATACAGGCTTAAAGCCGTCTCTTGGTCCAATCCCTGTTCTCTTAAAAAATCTTCCTCGGTCATCAGCTGCACCAGGCTAACACTGTCTGCCTCAATTTGGGTCGCTACCCGCCCGGCCAGATCTTCGATCCGTTCCTGATTGTTGAAAGAAACCTTTACCGGTACGTTTTTACTTCGAATTGTGTTGATGATGGTGTTGTTGTCCATGTCCTTGCGGATGATGTAATGACCGCCCTTAACATTATTGACATAACCTTTGCGCTTAGCCACTGCATCAAAATCATCCATATTCTTCAGTAAGGGCTGAAGCTGTGCACGCACTTCTTCGTAGGAGGCATCAGAAGGAATGTACAGATGAGCTTCCTCATTGTTAAAGGCTGTATTGGGAGCGAAGAGCATGCCGTAAATGTTGTAGGCGACCACAGAAGCGATCACCAGTCCGATCAGGACTATGGCAAGTAGTATTTTCTTAATGTACATGGATATTGATCAATTGATAAAGCAATTCGTTTTTATAGCTTCCTTGTAAACGTCTCCAGTC includes:
- the mltG gene encoding endolytic transglycosylase MltG produces the protein MYIKKILLAIVLIGLVIASVVAYNIYGMLFAPNTAFNNEEAHLYIPSDASYEEVRAQLQPLLKNMDDFDAVAKRKGYVNNVKGGHYIIRKDMDNNTIINTIRSKNVPVKVSFNNQERIEDLAGRVATQIEADSVSLVQLMTEEDFLREQGLDQETALSLYIPNQYEFFWDTSAQEFRARMVKEHQKFWNDTRLKKAEQLELSPEEVYTLASIVQKESAKVDERPRVAGVYLNRLKSGWKLDADPTVIYALKKDQADWNLIIKRVLYKDLELDSPYNTYKNAGLPPGPIFMPDISAIDAVLNAEDHQFYFFVADVENFGYHKFARTLAEHNANKRDYVRWINQQGINR